The Apis mellifera strain DH4 linkage group LG13, Amel_HAv3.1, whole genome shotgun sequence genome includes a region encoding these proteins:
- the LOC100577515 gene encoding uncharacterized protein LOC100577515 translates to MRVRDCMRRCAIVPQPAVRHCLGATVYLSVCTEPAEADRSARTSLPFLFNVYCLLFRHTSYTMVLADTNLANLLREQQQQQQERQQEQQRCQRKCYYEGNREFPLEGENQQYKSTTNGNPEEICVTNLVDGESLCYSLALIRGRAPIACNFITVRNQENQSSEWPIVSGEFRAIVELTRGPNKLEFETAGQRKGLVLIHEPRTTRLRVTPVYVICSGHDGYFQGPRGEDRSPESAATRIGLGARLLQTLTAEKLREAGYGRKTFQLERDLDGAECLVMHSMLDVDRARAMNQRELWELIARELMTGPLASKDRKYLAFLSCTRYRGAPNPRTHEDTLARTQGHAALGGGGLALFGSACLHTWPTCMAQILSRFLDATIIDTEQLMDDSNYRGTHGGCFATTLGAVLHELGHTFDLGHTREGIMGRGFDYVDRVFVGAAGIDFNRNPVLRRDPQHTTIALSRPLSVTVTIQEPYALLASPRRNRLLSESSRPSSSQNPSRLLGRLSAPASPELNRSFSKSLLQTQPALEQNTPNSQTDRTFWSPSCAAFLAYHRWFNSEMDNVFTRPFHDIEYDGKRNVIRSRFGVRVIELRETSGGMVVGSRQFPGTRPPLETLVPLAPPHIIAALTLVAEDSTGNILKYPLPTAF, encoded by the exons GTACTTGCAGACACAAATTTGGCAAATCTTCTTCGcgagcagcaacaacaacaacaagaacGGCAACAAGAGCAGCAACGATGTCAGCGAAAATGTTACTACGAAGGTAATAGAGAATTTCCATTAGAAGGGGAGAATCAGCAATATAAATCTACGACAAATGGGAATCCGGAAGAAATATGTGTGACGAATTTAGTGGACGGAGAGAGCTTATGTTACAGCTTGGCTCTGATACGAGGTCGTGCACCAATTGCGTGTAACTTCATCACTGTACGAAATCAAGAGAATCAAAGTTCCGAATGGCCAATCGTGTCCGGTGAATTTCGCGCGATAGTAGAGCTGACACGAGGTCCAAATAAGTTGGAATTCGAGACGGCGGGTCAAAGGAAAGGACTCGTTTTGATCCACGAACCGAGGACAACAAGACTACGCGTGACACCCGTCTACGTGATTTGCTCAGGGCACGATGGATATTTCCAAGGTCCGCGAGGAGAGGATCGGTCGCCGGAAAGCGCTGCGACAAGAATAGGCCTCGGTGCCCGACTTTTGCAAACTCTCACCGCCGAAAAGTTAAGGGAGGCAGGTTACGGAAGGAAAACGTTTCAACTGGAACGAGACTTGGACGGTGCAGAGTGTTTGGTTATGCACAGCATGCTCGATGTCGATCGGGCGCGCGCGATGAATCAACGGGAACTTTGGGAATTGATCGCGCGTGAATTAATGACCGGTCCTTTGGCGTCGAAAGATCGCAAGTATCTTGCATTCCTTTCGTGCACGAGATATCGAGGGGCGCCAAATCCACGCACTCACGAGGACACTCTTGCGAGGACTCAAGGACATGCCGCGCTCGGTGGCGGTGGATTAGCGTTGTTCGGTTCAGCTTGCCTTCACACGTGGCCCACGTGCATGGCTCAAATATTATCTAGATTTCTCGACGCCACGATCATCGATACGGAACAATTAATGGACGATAGTAATTATCGCGGCACGCACGGTGGCTGTTTCGCCACGACTCTTGGCGCAGTTCTCCATGAATTAGGGCACACATTCGATCTTGGCCACACTCGTGAGGGCATAATGGGCCGGGGATTCGATTACGTTGATCGTGTATTTGTCGGAGCAGCTGGAATCGATTTCAATCGCAACCCCGTGCTACGAAGAGATCCTCAACACACAACGATCGCATTAAGTAGGCCGCTCAGCGTCACGGTCACGATACAAGAACCGTATGCCCTGTTGGCTAGCCCTCGAAGAAATCGTCTGCTTTCCGAATCGTCCCGCCCTTCGTCTTCTCAAAATCCTTCACGATTGCTCGGCAGGCTATCCGCACCCGCTAGTCCAGAACTCAACAGATCCTTTTCCAAGAGTCTCTTACAAACTCAACCTGCATTGGAACAAAATACCCCTAATTCACAAACCGATCGAACATTTTGGTCGCCGTCTTGCGCAGCATTTCTCGCCTATCATCGATGGTTCAACAGCGAGATGGACAACGTTTTTACCCGACCTTTCCACGACATCGAGTATGATGGGAAAAG GAATGTCATAAGATCGCGTTTTGGAGTACGAGTGATAGAACTTAGGGAAACATCTGGTGGAATGGTGGTCGGTTCTCGACAATTTCCAGGCACTCGGCCACCTTTGGAGACGTTAGTTCCATTAGCTCCACCGCATATTATTGCCGCATTGACTCTCGTTGCTGAAGATTCGACTGgcaatattcttaaatatcctCTTCCAACGGCATTTTGA
- the LOC100576819 gene encoding putative inactive caspase B has product MMDQKHRETIDLYCKDIVPRINIIKLWPKLVENQIFNRDDVNISRWKTNLTDKAIIQDIYLTIKTRGPFAFHRFVTSLRQSDHDDLADILEGKKIFSNDNIQKNINYETMKDNNIEETAFPETVPVIEEIQDDFYRNIQVSEVPLQIQVRKATKFLDEPVYENVQTYPMRRNPRGLVLIITNIDYKHSGKEPRSSAKHDESNLKQLFDQMGFHVISYCNLTGEELLEKIKKFSQYKELRNVDSCFIIISSHGNIHTQYEITEIVGVDRNEENEMQNSKTVLCTDILDYFTAENCPHLAGKPKIFIFQLCRGDKKQKSVKKPRHTTDTSNLHTSEEMMGFKTNNKETMRNYEDMLIAHATLPGYVAFRDNITGSWFIQILCEVFMKYAHNTHVQDLLNMVDERLKIQRTTREECQTLMVTSIGFNKHCYLNPGLFEEP; this is encoded by the exons atgatgGATCAAAAACATCGGGAAACGatagatttatattgtaaagatATTGTAcctagaataaatataattaaactatgGCCAAAGCTtgttgaaaatcaaatttttaatagagatGATGTGAATATTTCACGTTGGAAG ACAAATCTCACAGATAAAGCAAttatacaagatatatatttaacaataaaaacacGGGGACCTTTTGCATTTCATCGTTTTGTAACAAGTTTAAGACAAAGTGATCATGATGATTTAGCAGACATtttagaaggaaaaaaaatattttctaatgataatatacaaaaaaatattaattatgaaactaTGAAAGATAACAATATAGAAGAAACAGCTTTTCCAGAAACAGTTCCAGTTATAGAAGa aatacaagaTGACTTTTATCGTAATATACAAGTATCTGAGGTACCTCTACAAATTCAAGTACGAAAAGCcacaaaatttttagatgaaCCTGTATATGAAAATGTTCAAACATATCCAATGCGTAGAAATCCTCGTGGAttggttttaataataacaaatattgattataaacatTCAGGCAAAGAACCTAGAAGTTCAGCAAAACACgatgaatcaaatttaaaacaattatttgatcAAATGGGTTTTCATGTTATTTCCTATTGTAATTTAACTGGAGAG gaattattggaaaaaataaaaaaattttctcaatataaagaattacgTAATGTTGATTcttgttttattatcattagcAGTCATGGTAATATTCATACCCAATATGAAATCACAGAAATAGTGGGTGTAGATCgtaatgaagaaaatgaaatgcaGAATTCCAAGACTGTTTTATGTACAGatattttggattattttacTGCAGAAAATTGTCCTCATCTTGCAGGAAAACcaaagattttcatttttcaattatgtaG aggagacaaaaagcaaaaatcagtaaaaaaacCCAGACATACAACAGATACGTCTAATTTACATACTTCTGAGGAAATGATgggttttaaaacaaataataaagaaacaatgaGAAATTATGAAGACATGCTTATTGCACATGCTACTCTTCCAGGATATGTTGCTTTTCGAGATAATATAACTGGTAGTTGGTTCATACAAATTTTGTGTGaagtatttatgaaatatgctCATAATACTCATGTTCAGGATTTACTAAATAtg GTtgatgaaagattaaaaatacaaagaacGACTAGAGAAGAATGTCAAACATTAATGGTGACATCGATAGGatttaataaacattgttATCTCAATCCTGGTCTTTTTGAAGAACCATGA
- the LOC100577451 gene encoding glycolipid transfer protein has product MSHFSSANDDNDVLVNEIEILFPEIIENDKIRTAEFLNAARGIVRIIEKLGKVFAPVKYDINGNIDKLETRYETNKEKNVILQDMILIEKATETNLIATDALLWLTRALHMILLFFEKIVEDAKTTTPTEDLVAFLKKSYKEALEPYHGWMAQQLFDLLSRMVPTRLQLLQALTNKQNIENDIVINNIETYLIRLRKNVSVIQLFYKTHNLDT; this is encoded by the exons ATGTCACATTTTTCGAGTGCTAATGATGACAACGATGTGCTTGTTaacgaaatcgaaattttatttccagaaATCATAGAGAACGATAAAATAAGAACGGCTGAATTTTTGAATGCAGCACGAGGCATTGTGCGAATTATTG aaaaactTGGCAAAGTATTCGCACCAGTTAAATATGACATTAATGGTAACATTGac AAACTTGAAACGAGATATGaaacgaataaagaaaaaaatgtaattctaCAAGAcatgattttaattgaaaaagctACCGAGACTAATTTAATCGCAACGGATGCTTTACTATGGTTAACAAG AGCATTACACatgattttactttttttcgagaaaattgtaGAAGATGCTAAAACAACTACACCGACAGAAGATCTAgttgcatttttaaaaaaatcttataaagaaGCTTTAGAACCATATCATGGTTGGATGGCACAACAACTTTTTGAT cTACTTTCACGTATGGTTCCTACACGTTTGCAACTTTTACAAGCACTtactaataaacaaaatattgaaaatgatattgttaTCAACAATAtagaaacatatttaatacGTTTACGAAAAAATGTATCagtaatacaattattttataaaactcatAATCTTGATACCTAA
- the LOC408397 gene encoding 26S proteasome non-ATPase regulatory subunit 11, whose translation MAGAMLFERAQAVSMTNRSEGISLLNEIVSDPSIGVTEDDEDNIRVKEQGILHLGELYKKEGKAKELAELIKATRPFLSLISKAKAAKLVRSLVDFFLDLEAGIGIEVQLCKECIEWAKEERRTFLRQSLEARLIALYFDTGMYSEALQLGSALLKELKKLDDKQLLVEVQLLESKTYHALSNLAKARAALTSARTTANAIYCPPKMQAALDLQSGILHAADERDFKTAYSYFYEAFEGYDSVESPKALTALKYMLLSKIMLRTPEDVQSIMSGKLAVKYAGKDLDAMRAVAEASHRRSLADFQTAVKKYREELEDDVIVRAHLGSLYDAMLEQNLCRLVEPYSRVQVSHIATCISLPLTQVEKKLSQMILDKKLRGVLDQGEGVLIVFEDTPRDKTYEIALDTIHSMGKVVDTLYQKAKKLT comes from the exons atggcCGGTGCAATGTTATTCGAACGTGCACAAGCAGTTTCAATGACGAATCGTAGTGAAGGTATTTCacttttaaatgaaatcgTCTCTGATCCAAGTATTGGTGTTACGGAAGATGACGAGGATAACATTCGTGTGAAAGAACAAGGTATTTTACATCTCGGTGAACTTTACAAGAAAGAAGGCAAGGCAAAAGAACTGGCGGAATTAATTAAGGCTACCAGACCATTTCTTAGCTTAATTAGCAAAGCAAAAGCTGCTAAACTTGTACGATCCTTAGTAGacttttttttggatttagaAGCTGGTATTGGCATCGag gtTCAACTATGCAAAGAATGTATAGAATGGGCAAAAGAAGAACGTAGGACATTTTTAAGGCAATCATTAGAAGCGCGTTTAATagcattatattttgatactgGTATGTACAGTGAAGCGTTACAATTGGGATCAGCTTTACTTAAAGaacttaaaaaattggatGATAAACAACTCTTGGTTGAAGTACAGTTATTAGAAAGTAAAACCTATCATGCATTAAGTAATTTAGCAAAAGCAAGAGCAGCTCTTACCAGTGCTAGAACAACTGCTAATGCAATTTATTGTCCACCTAAAATGCAAGCTGCTTTAGATTTACAATCAGGAATTTTACATGCTGCCGATGAACGAGATTTTAAAACTGCATATTCTTACTTTTATGAAGCATTTGAAGG aTATGACAGTGTAGAAAGTCCAAAAGCTTTAAcagctttaaaatatatgctactttcaaaaattatgttaCGTACACCTGAAGATGTTCAATCAATTATGTCAGGAAAATTAGCTGTTAAGTATGCAGGAAAAGATTTAGATGCAATGCGGGCAGTTGCCGAAGCTAGCCACCGACGATCATTGGCAGATTTTCAAACTGCTGTGAAAAAATATCGTGAAGAATTAGAAGATGATGTAATTGTACGTGCTCACCTTGGTTCCCTTTATGATGCAATGcttgaacaaaatttatgcCGTTTGGTTGAACCCTATTCACGTGTAcag GTCAGTCATATTGCGACCTGTATATCACTGCCACTTACACAAGTGGAGAAGAAACTCTCACAAATgatattggataaaaaattaagggGTGTTCTTGATCAAGGCGAAGGtgttttaattgttttcgAAGACACTCCTCGTGATAAAACTTATGAGATTGCATTAGATACTATACATAGCATGGGGAAAGTCGTTGATACACTTTATCAAAAAGCAAAGAAACTTACTTAg
- the LOC410403 gene encoding proteasome activator complex subunit 3 — protein sequence MECIMADTTAQKVQEYKDSLKTKAEQLLLKGFPEKIVKLNELLETPGFCNRKLSDVHQDLNVPIPDPIILNHSENDSTTKKRKVDNSIDDTSGTKVMVLPNGPVPCNKPLCDLIHIVKPYIRQLLEDSNLLKMWISFLIPKIEDGNNFGVSVQEDTLAEIQSVESEAAAFFDQISRYFISRGKIVSKVAKYPHISDYRRAVQELDEKEYVSLWLVMCEVRNRYCSLHDLVIKNLEKIKKPRSSNAQSLY from the exons atggagTGTATAATGGCGGATACTACAGCACAGaag GTTCAAGAATACAAGGATTCCTTAAAAACAAAG GCTGAACAACTATTATTAAAAGGATTTccagaaaaaattgttaaattgaatgaattattgGAAACCCCTGGCTTTTGCAATAGAAAATTATCAGATGTTCATCAAGATTTAAATGTACCCATTCCAGATCCTATTATTCTTAATCATTCCGAAAATGATTCTACTACAAAAAAACGAAAAGTAGATAATAGTATAGATGATACCAGTGGAACCAAAGTGATGGTTTTACCAAATGGACCTGTACCTTGTAACAAGCCCTTGTGTGATCTTATTCACATAGTTAAACCTTATATTCGACAACTATTGGAAGATTCTAATTTG TTGAAAATGTggatttcatttttgattccAAAAATTGAAGATGGTAATAATTTTGGTGTGTCAGTACAAGAAGATACACTTGCTGAAATACAGTCAGTTGAAAGTGAAGCTGCTGCattttttgatcaaatatCTAG GTATTTTATCTCTAGAGGAAAGATTGTTAGTAAAGTTGCAAAATATCCACACATCAGCGATTATAGAAGAGCAGTTCAAGAATtagatgaaaaagaatatgtaAGCTTATGGCTAGTTATGTGCGAGGTCCGTAATCGTTATTGTTCTTTGCACGATTTGGTAATCAAGAACTtggagaagataaaaaaacctCGCTCTTCCAACGCGCAATCTTTGTATTAA
- the LOC102654192 gene encoding transmembrane protein 17B: MVKFTETNIINETSSNLKYYDYNKTRSNLPFQIALYLNLWLFPIWLIISIINLDAKYNNLSNIYKLIAVTIFLILSIFESLKLYLGYAGNLIGKIPELTSCWLISILIQLPLEMYLLFDYWILFHYSEILVNSFMVCLLFIEIITGMIALKNLANHHAKVFYLMHLYGIRTNDG; encoded by the exons atggtgAAATTTAccgaaacaaatattattaatgaaacatcTTCCAACTTAAAGTATTATGATT ATAATAAAACAAGATCTAACCTACCGTTTCAAATagctttatatttgaatttatggcTTTTTCCAATTTGGCTGataattagtataataaatttggatgcaaaa tacaataatttatcaaatatttataaattgatagctgtaacaatatttttgatactttcaatttttgaaagtttaaaattatatttgggaTATGCAGGAAATCTTATTGGAAAg attccaGAATTAACTAGTTGCtggttaatttcaatattgatacAACTTCCTCTAGAAATGtatcttttatttgattattggattttatttcattatagtgAAATATTGGTCAATTCCTTTATGGTTTGCcttctttttattgaaattattacagGTAtgattgctttaaaaaatttggcaAATCATCATGCTAAGGTATTTTACTTAATGCATTTATACGGTATACGTACAAATGATGGATGA